The Salvelinus sp. IW2-2015 unplaced genomic scaffold, ASM291031v2 Un_scaffold2836, whole genome shotgun sequence genome has a segment encoding these proteins:
- the LOC112074822 gene encoding histidine ammonia-lyase yields MDVPEHNDFINVGKEETAIGKRQSLDPKKYLSLDGNSLTIADLVRLGKGLFNIKLTYEAEGKINEAREVIETIIKENRVVYGVNTGFGKFAHTLIPKDKLIELQVNLIRSHSAGVGTPLSVERTRMLLALRINVLAKGYSGVSMETVQAMVKAFNLPVPFHCELVCSALPDIHAVRPHPGQIEVALRLRSLLHSDVFPSQISDSHRTCDRVQDAYTLRCIPQVHGVVNDTIAFVKSILTTELNSATDNPLVFAERGETISGGNFHGEYPAKALDYLAIGVHELASMSERRTERLVNPSLSELPAFLVQDGGLNSGFMIAHCTAAALVSESKALCHPSSVDSLSTSAATEDHVSMGGWAARKALRVVEHVEQVLAIELLAACQALEFLRPLKSTTPLEKVHELVRTVVRPWDHDRQMSPDIEAAHTLLREEKVWEAARPYMDQYRDRLGLKPLPLND; encoded by the exons ATGGATGTGCCGGAGCACAACGACTTTATCAACGTTGGTAAGGAAGAAACTGCCATTGGGAAACGCCAGTCTCTAGATCCCAAAAAG TACCTCTCTCTGGATGGGAACAGTCTGACCATAGCTGATCTGGTCCGTTTGGGGAAAGGTCTGTTCAACATCAAG CTGACGTACGAGGCTGAAGGGAAAATCAATGAAGCCAGAGAAGTGATAGAAACCATCATAAAAGAAAACCGAG TTGTCTATGGCGTCAACACAGGGTTTGGGAAATTTGCTCATACGCTCATTCCGAAAGATAAGCTCAT tGAACTACAGGTGAATCTGATTCGATCTCATAGTGCTG gaGTGGGCACCCCATTGAGTGTAGAGAGGACCCGTATGCTACTGGCTCTGAGGATCAACGTTCTGGCCAAAGGGTACAGTGGCGTCTCCATGGAAACGGTCCAGGCTATGGTCAAAGCcttcaat TTACCCGTTCCATTCCATTGTGAACTGGTTTGTTCTGCCCTTCCAGACATCCATGCAGTGAGGCCACACCCTGGTCAGATAGAGGTGGCTCTGAGACTGCGCTCTCTACTCCACTCGGACGTCTTCCCCTCCCAGATCTCTG ATAGTCATAGGACATGTGACCGTGTCCAGGATGCATACACCCTCCGCTGTATCCCACag gTTCATGGGGTGGTTAACGACACCATAGCCTTTGTTAAGAGCATCCTCACCACTGAGCTCAACAGTGCCACTGACAACCCT CTGGTTTTTGCAGAGCGAGGTGAGACTATCTCTGGGGGTAATTTCCATGGAGAATACCCAGCCAAG gcTCTAGACTACCTGGCCATCGGGGTCCATGAGCTGGCCAGTATGagtgagaggaggacagagaggctgGTCAACCCCTCCCTCAGTGAGCTGCCTGCCTTCCTGGTCCAAGACGGAGGCCTCAACTCTGGCTTCATGATTGCACACTGCACTGCTGCCGCCCTTG TATCTGAGAGCAAGGCGTTGTGCCACCCGTCCTCCGTGGACTCCCTGTCCACCAGCGCAGCCACTGAAGACCACGTATCTATGGGTGGCTGGGCCGCTAGGAAGGCCCTgagggtggtggaacacgtagaGCAAG ttctggccatAGAGCTGCTCGCTGCCTGTCAAGCCCTGGAGTTTCTCCGCCCGCTCAAGTCCACTACCCCTCTGGAGAAAGTCCATGAGCTAGTGCGTACTGTTGTCAG GCCTTGGGATCATGACCGTCAAATGAGTCCTGACATCGAGGCTGCTCACACGCTCCTCAGGGAGGAAAAG GTGTGGGAGGCGGCTCGGCCATACATGGACCAATACCGAGACAGGCTCGGACTGAAACCACTTCCACTGAATGACTAG